The window AATGTACATTACTCACTCACTGAATGTGGtggactattttttttttccctttgtggTTTAATTTTAGAAAAGTCTgcactgatttgtttgttttacccCTACAATGCTGAAGTGGCAGGGaggaaaatattattttgaaGTATTTTTACTTGACATTCTTTCACCCTATTCATGTAGGTTTCATTGTACAGTGTTCAGTaattgtgaggaaaaaaaatgtattcagccATGTCCATTCTGCCTGCTTAAAGAATATAGCTTTaaggtttgttttggtttaGTAGTCCTGtaagatttttgttttcattgggCATTTTATACAAATTTAACTGTAAACAAAATTGAGGATTTTAtagcataaaaaaacattttaatctaaACTATTTAGAAATTGGGAAATAAAACTAAGCTATTCATGTTgaaaaaatggtttctttgATATGCAGGCGCAATTTTAAGGTATAACTCAGGCAAATTCAAAGTTTGTGGTTtaaaatttgtttgttttgtgatggTTGTAGTTTTCCATCGgcaataaataatatttttcaCAGAAGCAAGGTATTGTAATTTGAATTTACTTAACTACATTGTGTGGAAATTGTTGACATAACTAGCTTTAGTAAGTCCAAAACTATTCACTAGCTTTATAACAATGAAAACTACGTAAGTACTGCTTATTCAAGTCAGTTAAGTTGGAACTACAAGGAGTTGTTAAATTAGTGTTACTCAGTGCAGCtgagttacatttacattagtgAGTTAGGTCAGTGTAATGAATGCCTGTTTAGTTAGCTGAACACTGCGTGATCAATTAAGGCTAACTTGACCAGATAATATTGAAATTATTTAATACAGTCTTGTTGGTTTTACATAAGTTCGTTATTTCCTCTGTAATAATAGTATTAAATTAGTTTGAAAACAACACAGTTATGTGGAAATTGTTGACATAACTATATTAAGTACAttgaacaaattatttttttgagtgtagtagccagtaatttactgtaaatttacagtgaaaaattTTACAGTGTAGAGATGGCGGAGGAGGCCGGAAAGGAGAACATGTTCATCTTCGGTAtgacagtgaggaggaggtggacagGAAGGGGTGAGGAGGCGTTACATCACTTCCTTTCTGCGCAACCATGTCGGTATCAGTCAGTTGTTCCAGGACTCATCTGCAGAGGATTTCCTCCATTTATTCATTAGTTCTTCAAtccaaaaaatgtcaaagatatttttaaagatataaATCATCAAACCCCTGGAAGTGATCAGATCCTCTGAGGCTGCAGCTCTGATCGGCTGATGATTATTGATCCTTCAGACAGAACTCAAAGATCATCTGTGAGTGAAGATGCTCCACTCTGTATCACCACTGTACGAGCGATTATCTGTGTAGCTCGACAACTCCAGCAGAGTGAGACCTCTTCACTATAGATGATCTCAGCTcagagtatatatatatatatatatatatatatatatatatatatatatatatatatatataatatatatatatatatatatatatatatatatatgtatatatatatgtgtatgtatatatatatatatatatatatatatatatatatatatatatatatatatatatatatatgtgtgtgtgtatatatatatatatgtgtgtgtgtatatatatatatatgtgtgtgtgtatatatatatatatgtgtgtgtgtatatatatatatatgtgtgtgtgtatatatatatatatgtgtgtgtgtatatatatatatgtgtgtgtgtatatatatatatgtgtgtatatatatatatacatatatatgtatatatatatatatatatatatatatatatatatatatatatatataagtaaatGGTGTTAAACCTTGTTTGTGGTAAAAACCTCTTATAAAGTAGAAATAGGACAAAAGTTAATATAAATCTGGTTAATtagttttctgtctttatttgaacatttaaaaaaaatgggaaaCTTCAGAATACTGAGAACTGAAAATATGAACTTGATTATTaatgaacagaaataaatgattTCAAACACTGGAACAGCAGAGTTGATGACAGCCGACTCTCAGATGTCAGATTGTCCTTGAATGCACCATCAAGGATAAATAGGCGAgttcaagttgaactcctgctgcctgactgcatcagcgatatctgctggcgacagcaggggcggggctacaaacggtgctatgaagtcggacactctctcttcccgtagacctgacgtgacttggctgagcttgcggtgtttgccttcttcgtctgggaagaagtggaggaaattgaaattccattaatgtttgaggaaaatcaacaacgactgcgatcagttttcttacctgattctatgggaactttgctggcctttttctcatattaatctccttcggaaattattcaatcagaaatgttcaaaatagtggtcaaccaaaacatgtagGCTGAGGGAATAGAACAGTGAACTGCTGCcttgttgcatgcagacgattGGGGATCGAGACCCGTGTCAAGTGTGTCTTTTGCAGAGGATGCATTTATCTGATTAGTTATactatgtaaatatatatatctatgtaaatatatatatatatatatatatatatatagatctatagatctatatatatctatatatagatctatatatatctatatatatctatatatatatgacagttcatatttagagacaacagaatgtgacagctttgtcacaataacaacttcaaatttggatatttgGTCACACAGTGACTCATTAGTGGTCCAACTGGTTTATCAAGAGTAGACGAACAGCCttaatgttgtcttactgtaaatgctcatgttctgttttccttgtaatgtcactattaaatacatttgaactttgtctatctggtacattatagtaagtcttgcccaataacaatacaatacaattacaacagttattaattagtactagtgcagtgcccgtaagaaaaatgtattcctataaaaaagtgggaggttaagtagctttttcatggatggccaaatgaggctgtgtttgaaggtgggacgtcagggatatttaggtttgttgtgaaatccgatattccagggtataattggctgtttttgactatttttgattttgccattatatttcaccttaaaaactatttacttggtgtcattattttcagcacaacctcacatgtgtgactgtacagttattttttttattttgacatactgtattaacacataaattgttgtttgctaaatttgtgcatacattttaaacatttacgaagttatatgtaactatttacatttaaatgcaggcaatgctcaggtctgcctgagctccttccagctgaatgaagagctgcactgcctgctccacattcagcatcttctcattgttctgactcattaaacaaaaaaccgactccacttcacactaaacacacttcaccaaacactacataacacactaactacacactccaaacacactaaatgtcacaaatctctcaactctcaaaatcgctgtctatacaccgacagtcgttcggcctgtcaatcatccgcctaggtccctcccacaacttcctgttcctcaacaaccaaacttgctgcttggacactttcgtgacaaaagcccgtttttaccgtttcttcctgcaccagacacaaagcaaacgtgacggcaatgttcgcgaaaaagcgtggcggaaattatttaccctaagtccggttttggacgtgccgatgcgtccggtccgtcgcctcgggacgtgggccgtgtagctagcggctagctacacacgaacatcgacagattccgattccactttgttgtccgcgcgtctccagatctcctcagacccgaacagactcggtccggactcgtttaatctcattaatccagtcagtttagatgcacagaacagaacgggaccgaactgcaggcaaaatcccggtccagctcgcgctgctgcaggtatcaatacgcttgtttcttcaggtatgtcgtgggcttgagctttgcagtgattggctccggtgcgcacgtggccacgatgtgcagtgattggctctggtgcacacgtgactgtggtggctccggtggacaatgctccgTGGAATTTGAAAagcatttattaaataattttgtcacggtatcattgtagtccaagcaaatgcttagatgcacaccactgaaccacgcagcagccatgttgaaagtctcaggtcagtgtgatcctgatccgcagagatatttgactaacagaaacacacacacacagacagacagagattccgtgcttttatagaaagatgatgacaactgtgcttaggtgcatgattatatcacagctgaggggaatttgctgactacatttaacaaataagctatagacacataagatgatgcattttcttatagcaacattattcacaatgaatgaaatacatttcactgaatgaatgaaatacaataatctgaacaaatgactgaatcagatgccttgtcccgctgcgccatctcatcacacgcagaatagctcaggataattctttgtattattaatgtgaccggaacagaaagggttaataagagtggatagtacagataacactggacacagcagttaaccacttctccatcatcaccctaagctgacagaactgagcagtttattgacggcatctttcagggttgttgcgttacatgaaggattttataggtttattcatggtgactatcccataggtgtGGCCAtacggctgctacttatctgaaagtgtGTGATACTTGAGTGGAAAAGAGGCAcaggccttatggatatggaaattcatcgaaacacacgtcatatacgtcagcgtagatgagagccaattagggcaaagtcctgaagTCATGAAGGTGGCTCTAGGGTCGCACAGTACCTGGAGATCAACTGCgcaactgctctgcagccgccttggtcccgcgataacttaagctCATGTGACATCGGATgtggagcagaaaccactcccatccaggtcatcgtggacacattttaaccagcatgcatcacgattaaGGCAGCACTGCGCAGGgctgcttgatcttgaactcgcctaataCCTTCCTGAGCTGTGCgacctgatgacatcacttcctgtttacctCCTGCAGGTACGATGCCAGAGAGTTCTACGAGCGTCTGCCGGAGCTGAAGCTGGCAGTGGATCAGATCCAGGCCGGCTTCTTCAGTCCAGCAGAGCCAGAACTCTTCAAAGACCTGATCCACATGCTGCTGGACCACGACAGGTAGACGCTCTGCTCATGTCTCATCTCACTCTTCAATCTTGTCATGGCGTgaatctgtttcctgtttcaggTTCAAGGTGTTTGCAGATTTTGAAGCCTACGTCAGATGTCAGGAGAGAGTCATTGAACGCTACAAGGTCAAGTTTAAActctttgtttctaaatactacaatacccatgagcctcagctgctgctgctacagagAAGAAACAGACTGATCCAGAatcagagagagatttactgagcAGGATTCCACAGTGTTGTGTTTAGCCTGTAACTGGGTGTAAGTTGGTGAGCACCTTGGGAGTTGGAGTCCAATGATCCACTTTTGACAAAGATATTTTCTGACACAATTCTTCatcttctgtttcctctcagaACCCCAAAGAGTGGACCAAGATGGTGATCCGTAACATCGCCGCCTCCGGAAAGTTCTCCAGCAACCGGACCATCTCTCAGTACGCCCGCAAGATCTGGGGAGTCGAACTGTCTGACGTGAAGATCCCACCGCCCAATGAGCCGCCGTCCCAAAACTGAGGAGCCGGACGCAGCATCAAGTATCTCTGAGCACACTGGAGCGCCACTTCACCCAGAAACAGACTGAagctcttctttctttctttctttctttctttctttctttctttctttcagcagAGATGTAGCCAGCAGCTACATGTTAGCATTCTGAACAACACAGTACAGTTTAACAACTGCTCATCCAGGACGCCGTCAGCATCCTGACCCGAAAGAGTCGACCCGACAAAGTGAAATCACACAGACGTTAAAGAAACAGGCTGGCGGCTCGCTGCCGTCATGAAATACTACAAAGATATAAACAGATGTCACGTCTGTCTGGTCTCCAGTTCTGTCCGATCCTCGTCGTCCTCGTCGCTCTACAGAACCTAAAAACCCTCCCACAGTCACTGCGGCGACCCAGTGGAGCCGGTGCTATAGTGAGAggaatgaagaaagaaaaaggcaagATGCATTCAGtcctgtgattgtgtgtgtgtgtgtgtgtgtgtgtgtgtgtgtatgtgttttcagGCCGAGTCGTCCATCCGTTGCTGAGCGGTACCTCCGAGGAAATCACTgcgacaaaaacacagagacaaacctTAGTTTTATCTTCAGACGAAGACTCATCACATTAACGATGATGTCACAGGTGTCTGTCAGCTGATGCTTTTATGGAAGAGGATGCGACTGCCACTTTGTGTCAGGATGAGAGAAAGTCAACtaatttttcttcttctcagatTTGAGACGTTTACTCGCTGAACTAAAGACTGAAACTTGAGAAATAAAGTCTTAACTTTTTTGCactgtaaaaatgtattcagattTGACTTTTCGGACACCTTAAAATCAGAACGACATTAgtgctgattatttttctcacatttctgaccatttttctgtcttttattctgaaagaaAATAACTTATGCAACaaaatttataaaaaatgtatttttccaaaaagcttgttttcttctctgtctttatAATAAGATTCATAAAATTATTgttataaacaaatgttttgttctgtctttctgtaaacaaatgttttgaaCTTCTGATTTAATTCCGACTTTACTTCAGAATTAAAGGCTGAGAagagtaaaaaataaagttctgactttctgcttttatctgagattaaagtcattCTGCGCTGTTCTGACTTCTGTTCTGTCATAATTTCTGGAAAAGTCTGACCGTTTTTGCACTGTAaagtttttaatttaatctcAGACAGAACTAATGTCTTTGCACTTTAAAAAATATTGACTTCTGCCTTTTTATCTcagaattaaaaacagaaacagattttgAGAAATTCTggattttggaaaaaaacaacaacttgtgaactatacaaaatattattttcttcatatATTAATACgaaggaataaaaaaatcacaacttATGAGAAGGAAGTAAAAAAATATTGGTTCTGATTTTTTCCTCAATTTCTGAAAAGtcagaattaaaatgttttgcactGATAAAAGAAACATTGATTTAGTCTCAGAAGACAGAGTCTTAATGTTAAGTTTATAGACAGAACTCATCTCTTTGCACTGTAAAacagttctgactttaatctcagattCAGAGTCTGAGGGAAGAACAGGCGACATGACTGTAGTTTGTTTGTAGCCGTTAGCATTAACGTTAGCTTTGACTCATCCAGGCTCCATCAGAGAATCATCAGTATTACTTTACTTCTACATGACGGACTCTGACTCTGTGCTGGTGGTTGTGTTGCTGGTACCTGAGGATGTTTGGCAGCTCTGGGCTCCTGTAGATGAACTTGTGCTTGTAGGCCAGCGAGGAGGGGAAGGGAACAAACTGGACCTGGTGACCACTGAGGCTCTTTGACTGGGAGGTCATGTTgtacagctggaggaggaggaggaggaggaggaggaggtggtcaGACATTTAATTCATACATGGATCATTCTTTGAAAATGGTATCTTTCCTGTCCCTGCATTACTCACTAggaaaaatacttaaaaatgttaaacaatgacacataaatatacatgtttTGTTGTAATTGAAGTGTGTTCTTGTTATTAAACCACACATAAGACAGTTatactgcacatttttttttatatatatcttGAAGAGCATGGTTAGCACCATGAATATGGCTTGTCCCTTGGAGTCATGGTTTAGTGACATattttgaatataaattaatgtttttctcctgttttaaaGATCACAATGCAAAGTaaagtcttcttcttttttttgtgtcttttccaCTTTTCCCCCTGAGGGGGTTgtggggcttactggggccaaatccagttttacaccctgaatgagtcaccaggtcattgcaggacccttactgatggcagaggctgccccacagggtgctaactgcacatcaggagcaattctggggttcagtatcttgctcaaggatactttgacatgtagctcagtcccgccaggtgatttgaaccagcgaccttcccatcactggtccaccagctctacccactaaGCTACAGCTGCCCACACAAAGTAAGTGTTATAGTTATTTAGTACAAtactaaaaaatgaaaacatcaatCAATAATTATAATAGTTTACAAAAAATAGCTGTCCCTTAATTTAATGTCACTGGTGTTACTATTTGtaaaaacctttattttgaaaaactgctGCATCCCATTTTAAAGAGCACATAGCAAGTCAGCACCTTCTCTTCATATGTTGACAATTTTAAGAATTAACTCATAATTTCACGTGAAGACTTAAGATATGTCACTGGGGTTACAAATTTTATAGTAAGGGGAAATGAGATTTGATTAAACTAACTGATCAAATTGTATGATTAGCTGATATATTTATAAGTAAAGAAGTGTGGTATTGCCTGCAATGTCCACGATCTTGAATAGGCCATCTTGTCTGTCGATgtgtcactggtgttactgtcactggtgttactgttCTAGTTAGTAACATCAGTGACCAGTGGGTAACACCAGTGACAATCATAAGCACCACTAATCCCTTTCCCCCAAATAAATACATAGGTCAGCATTTACATAAAACAGACTTATTAGCATTTCATTGCTGACTCAATATTGTAACCATATGACTTTCCTTTGTATAGATATGGCAAAGTTGATTGCTGCTGTAAAGCAAAGACTCTACAGACAGTGCAGGGATGCTGTCCCTGGATGCAGAGCAGcgtacctttaaaaaaaaaacaacaaacttacttaaagggatattccggcatAAAGtgaatccatggtctaacacaccgtgacaccgagtaagaccctgcctcgagagatcaagttctCCGACCattagcttatgtagttttagcaacctcagaaaagactgcacgataacaatacactgcagtctatgcttCCAACCTCCAACCTTACTCAtagtcacggtgtgttagaccatggattaaatttacactggaatatccctttaaatgatgTATAAACTCAAAAAAGTAGAGAGGGAAGGACCTCACAGAAAGGGAGTAAAGATAAGAGCGGAGGAAATGGCGGGTCAGGCAGGCAAAGCACAGAAAGAAAGTCAGTACAGGAAAAACTCTGTTGACCCCTCCACCCACTCCAACctaatatgaataaaacaagtcattaaatgtgaaaatgtttgagGTGAAATACTAATAAAATGATAACATCTGTTTGAAACATATTCAGTTGTGCCATTTCCTTCACATTGTGTCACTGGTGTTACAGTGCATCACTGGTGTTACTGTATGGCACATTGGTGTTCTGGCATCAGAGTTGTCCATTTCATTTGTATATGTTTTTTGTATGTAGCTAACTGTTGCAACATTCAttagtaaacattttaaggaTATGATATTTCAAATTTGAAGTCTCAATGCCAATTAATTTTAAAGttatgtaaaaatgtgaatgacagaaactgaaaaatgtCACATAATAATACTGTAcacataaatatttaaactaaattgctactaattttaaaaaatgtcttaataatgtcattaactttttctttctttgattaTGTATGCAAATGAAATTGTCCAATTACATCCCAGGAAGCCTGAATTATGATCTAAAACATCGATAACACCAGTGACAAAAAGGCAGAACAAGCATTTTTTAATACAAtgtaatgaaaatattaaaatacattaagctgtaatttatgttgatttataatGGTAAGTGGTCCTGTAAATACTGAGTAATATTTCTTAATATCATcacatcatgttaagtgattacTTTTTGTATGAATactctgaatctgcaaagtaactaaagtaatctGATACATGTAGTGAAGCTTGaactgtaatatatatatatagaaatgtgaggtacagtacttgagtaaatgtatttagttacctTGTAGAGCAGAACTCTGTagtctcctcctctgcagagAATCAACACCGAGGTCAGACAGGAaaccaagagactgacaggtgtgtgtgtgtgtgtgtgttacctggtcCATGCATTTCAATGGAGATGTCCATGCATTTCTCCACATCTGAGCAGGAACTGTGTGCCTGAAAGACAGACGGACACCTTGTTACCCATGATGCACCTGTGTCTGGTACCACTGAAATATCCTTAAGAACTGCTATGGTGGAAAGtgactaaatacatttactcaagtgctttACTCCCTGTCACTTTCTGCTTCCACTctgttacatttatttacatgatAATATAAACTGACCCCAGATCAGATCTGATAATCAACACGtcgatcatcatcatcatcacaatcaaTGTTGTAACTGTTGGAGACAGTATTTCATGAGTTAACGTAGTGGTTTAAAAGGTTAATAAATAAGTATGAATTCATAAATAATTTAGAGTATTAGAATTGAGAGtgtaaagagaaagaaagagtttCAATGTGAggtctattttattttgaaacgtaCGGTCATATGACCTTGTTGTATGAGGAATTGTGGGTAAAAAGAGACCGCGCGCTTAAAGCAAAGAGAGACCGGATACATAGCGGACGCCTGGTcagaaaagcaaacagactACACTATGTTCTAGAGGCGCACACGGTAAATATACTTTTGTTTGCCTGTGTATTATTTTGGTTATTTCTAATGggactgtattctgtttattattttgcgCTGCATTGGCCTCACttagatttttatgtttcagttttcacGGTGTCTCAAGATTGTTTGTCGTGTCGTCGTtggaggagaatgaggaggaaataaaaggaTGAATCTTGACATCAGTATGATTCGTGGCCTTTTTCAAGAACGAGTGTAGCTACAGTGAAAACGTAACGCAAACATGGCCAAGACTTAAGAGACGAGAGCTGCAAATGTCCGAGGCATGCGGAAGCAAGACTGCTGGAGCAACGTGTGGCCGGAACGTACAGGAGCCGACTAGAGAGAGATACAAAGAAAGCGTCTACACCAGAGCATCGCGACTTCATCACGActtgctggagagagagaggacggcATCGTCAACCACAGGAGTACGGCTTGCTGCTAAGAGAGAGGACGGGAACGTCAACCGCGAATTACCGCAACTTCACCAACAGGGGGCAGCGCTTACCAGCGGGTGCTACGGTTCTTCATATCCTTACCTGGCTTCAGCTGGCATGGTCTCCAGCCTTCAGGCAGACAAGAGCAGTTCTGCAATAATCCTTCAACTGAGAGTACCAACCTTCAactgtatgtttattttaaaggttGAAAGAGCTTAACTATTAAGCAACAGaggttttgagtgaaatgctTAATGTTCCTACTTTATATTATTATGAATGTCCTGTGGGTTTTGACTTAAGGGTTCAAATGCATTACCAAATGAGTGCATAAGAGGTTTATAAGTGTAACTGTCACTACTTATTAGCTCTGGTAAATACATATGCTTAGCAATAATTTAGTCATAAATACAGTAACATTTCTATTTCATTGCAATGTCAATTCACAGTGAAAAATCACAATGTGAGGGTCCTCGGGAACATGTTGAGTCCCTTCAAGCAGAGTTAGTAAGATTAAATGAACGGTTAAAATTTCAGATTGATGAAGCTGAAATAGAGAAACTCGAGACACTTATTGATGATATCAGTGctaaaatacaaattcaaaagGTATCAATAACAGAGCCAAACTCCAAGGTTGAACCCCGTAAATCCTCACGGGAGAGAAGGTTAACTCCCAAAATGCTGGGGTTAAAACAACAAGAGACCTCTCAAAAGGAGAATAAGTTTGTTATGTTATATGACAAATGGAAGGAGCAAATTAGAACTACACGCTCCTCACTCAAAAATGAGTGCTCTGACAAAGACTTGTGTTGCATGATGGATGCTGTTGAAGGGCTAGAGGCTCAAGTGAAAGATGCATATGAGAATATCCGCGCACAGTTTGCACCTCCTACTGATATTAGACGTAGAATGGATTCATGCACAGCAGTAACTGCGGATGTCATGGTGCTGCTGAAAGTGCGCATGAGTGAGGTAGGGCAAGATGACTTTGATGCTAAGGCAGAAAATGCAAGATTGCATGTGATGCTTGACAGAGACTATGCACAGTCAATATTTAGTGCCTCAGACCCCAAATCTTCTGTTTGTAGCCACCAGTCAAGATGCCTATCAGAGCAGCAAAGTATCACAGTAAAAAGAGCAGACTGTGTTGCACAACTTGCTGCCAAAAGGGCAGAAATTGAAATGGAGGAGGCAGTTGCTGCACAAAGGCAAGAACTTAAAAGACTGGAAAATCAGCGGGATCTACAAGTGATTGCCGCTAAGATGAAAGCTTATTCTGAAGCAGGCTCAGGTGAGGCCCCTGGAGCAGGTGAGGTTAGCCACTGTCCTCCTGTGTctaacagaaacaaagagacaaaaaaggaaCAATTACATCAAAACAATGAGCAATCAAACAATGTAAGCAAAGACATTTCTTTAGTGCAAGCACTGCATGACACAATGGCACTCACCAGACTCCGGCACCCGAGCCCTCAGTCTTCTCAGGACATCCACTCCAGTTCATAGAGTGGAGCACTAGTTTCAAAGCACTCATAGAACGAAGATGCACAAATCCAGCTGACAGATTGTTTTACCTTCAGAAGTACATCAGCGGCGAAGCACGGTCAGTGCTGGAAGGAAGCTTCTACAGGAAGGATGAAGACGCTTACAACCAAAcgtgggaaacactgaatgcTCGCTACGGCCATCCCTTTGTGATTCAGCGTGCATACAGGGAAAAATTGAATAACTGGCCAAAGATTAGTTCACGTGATTCTCTTAAACTCAGACAGTACAGTGATTTTCTGACTGCTTGCAGCAATGCCATGCCACACATTAAAGGTCTTCAAGTATTAAATGATTGTGAAGAAAATCAGA is drawn from Sparus aurata chromosome 8, fSpaAur1.1, whole genome shotgun sequence and contains these coding sequences:
- the LOC115586587 gene encoding glycogen phosphorylase, brain form-like, which encodes MKTTDGGGGRKGEHVHLRYDSEEEVDRKGYDAREFYERLPELKLAVDQIQAGFFSPAEPELFKDLIHMLLDHDRFKVFADFEAYVRCQERVIERYKNPKEWTKMVIRNIAASGKFSSNRTISQYARKIWGVELSDVKIPPPNEPPSQN
- the LOC115586350 gene encoding uncharacterized protein LOC115586350; the protein is MSIHSEKSQCEGPREHVESLQAELVRLNERLKFQIDEAEIEKLETLIDDISAKIQIQKVSITEPNSKVEPRKSSRERRLTPKMLGLKQQETSQKENKFVMLYDKWKEQIRTTRSSLKNECSDKDLCCMMDAVEGLEAQVKDAYENIRAQFAPPTDIRRRMDSCTAVTADVMVLLKVRMSEVGQDDFDAKAENARLHVMLDRDYAQSIFSASDPKSSVCSHQSRCLSEQQSITVKRADCVAQLAAKRAEIEMEEAVAAQRQELKRLENQRDLQVIAAKMKAYSEAGSGEAPGAGEVSHCPPVSNRNKETKKEQLHQNNEQSNNVSKDISLVQALHDTMALTRLRHPSPQSSQDIHSSS